CAGCAGTGTTTTCAGCACCTTTTTGGTTTGACACGGGTGAAGCCAACAATAAAATGATCCTGATCTAATGGTCCTTCCTGCACAAGCAGATGAGCTGAAGTGAATACAACACCATGGCTTCTAATCCAGTATTTACTTCCACACATCAGTTCCTCGTTCACAGGACAGAACCCAGGTTTAACTAGTTGTATAACAGCTGTTTTAAACAGGTTCTCAGTCCCAAAGAAACCCTTGAGCGATATTCACGGGCTTCACTCTTAACAGTTTGGAAAAGCCCCAAATAAGCAACATTTCATCAAATACCTGAAAACCAGATTCATTTTGGCAACCCCAACATGATTAATGGGGACAACTGTGCCCTGAAAAAGGCTGATCCCTGCCTGTAGATCAGGACTTCAATTCTTTCATCACTAGTCAGAAGACAAACTTCCAATTAAATGACAGGAAGGTTCTTAGTTATTTTTGGTCCCAGGGTCTGCAGTTTTGAGAAGTGTAAGTCAAAGACATTTGCTCCAAGTTTGTCACTATTCAGCACCTGACAGACTACTGACACAGCTCCACTACTGGGAGAAGCACAACAAATCAAGCCTACCAACTACATGAGTATTTGAAGGACATCCATGAAAGTTTCCATGCTGCAAAGAACAAGGGTTAAGAGACCCACTCAACACCATCAGAAACAGCTCCACGTTTCACTAGAACACACCAAATACCAGACTTTAGGAATGGAAGCATCCTGCTAAGCCTTAAtctcctgctgcactgctcaCCACCACCTCCCTCCCACCCACAGCTCTGGCAGATTAAATATGCAACTGTACCTTAACAACACCAACTCCACTAACACCACTGCAGCAATAAAAGACCTCAAAACCCACGAGGTAGTCCAAGGAAGCATAAAGTCCTGAAGAACACCACCACAGACAACTCTCCAACAGCCACGTGTCTGTTTCGTGCCATGCTGAGCACGAGCCTGGCTTTTAAACAATGTCTTTCGAAGGAAGAAATCTGCTGAATGCCTATTCATACATACAGCACTGGAAAACAACCACCACAACTAAGAAGCAACCCTAAGTATCAAAAATGAATGCTTGCCTTTTCTCTGGCATGACATGCAATGCCCAATTAAAGATTTAAGAtgctggggaaggaagaaatcAAAGGACAAGCTATAGTGAGGGGCAGGCAAAATGACACACTATCCAAATGTCCCactttaaaacttaaaaattctGTAAAGCTGAACCCTGTTCTCAAATCAAAGATGGCCTTAATGGTAAGACAGGTGTGTTTTCATTCTCACAGGCAGCTGAATTTTGCATAGGATGATGGTCTGGTACAGCACcctcaaataattaaattaagtGTATCCCTTTCAAGGGCTgctgcaattttatttcatttaactATGGGTATAATGAACTTTTTCTAGACCATTTGCAAAGAACACACATTAACAGGTTTCCTAAAACTACAATTCAAAACAAGAGTTAGACATTAGGGAAATAAAGTCACAAGTTTTGTGAAAGACAGCAACTTCCTGCACACAGATGTCAGGTAACAACCCCCGTTTCATCTTCAATCGAACTATTACAGTTTATGCACTTTGCTCCCTGCCAACAAACAACCTCTGCTGCCAGGAACTGCCAAAGCCAGCTCTCACTCCTCTGCCTAGCACAGTTAGTTCAGAGTAGCCAAGTGAAACTACatttaaaagagaggaaatgcaATTTCCATGCACAGGCTTGTAAAAATAGGTTGAAATAAATGGGGCTCCTTCCCACCTAATCCCCTTTCTGCAGATAAATGCAGTATACCAATATGCCAGACTTTTAAAACATAGCCCAGACTTTTGAGTTAGTACAATAGCTTTTTTCTTACCCAGGAAAAGACAAGTTTTTTTGGCTTAACTGAATTCAACATCTTAAAGACAGGTTTTCCTCAGTGTATATATGCACCAACttaagctttgctttttttttttttttaataaactgagAAATTCTGCTTCTCATAAAACAAATTTTGTCTTCTGTTACATAACAACTGGTACCacacctttattttcttcttctataAATGCAAGTactttcttgcttttaaaattgtactttctactctaaaaaagtcttttttaaaaGGTGTTACCAATCTTTTAGATCTGTTTTCAGAAGAGCCCAGCAAAAGTGCCCAGTATTGCCAGTTTCCTGAAGTACACCTTTGCATAACATCTTCCCATTATAAAAGTCAACTTCCTAGCCCAAACCCActtaaataaagttttaaatataTAGTGCCAAATTTCCTATTTACAATATAATCTGAAGGCAAATAGAAATCTTTTAAGTTGTGCTTGTACATGCTGCAGTTATTAGATCTACTTGGAAATCTACATGCTACCTTCTGGCTGATCACCTTAATCCCTTCTGACAGGCTCTGATGTTGTCACTTGCAGCTGCCCAGCATTCTAACCTCCTCTCTCATCAAGTAAGTAAAGTGGAAAGGTATAAAACATTTAAGGACACTTTAGCACGTGAGTCTTCTTCATGTCCTCGTGTTTAATCGGATGTTGCACCTGGTACTTTAACAGTGAGGTTCCTCCTGGTGTTGGTGACGTGACGCTGCTGCGCCAGGAAGgagcggccgggcccggccccgcagctgccactgctgcccacCAGCCTGGCTTCCATGCCCAGCTTCTGCAGACTCAGGCTCTGCAAGAGTTCAACAACAActtcaacaacagcaaaaacagaaggaaaaaactaCCCATCCTGCTCATGCTTTCTTAGCACGCACACAATTTTTTCCGATGTATTTCTTAGGTTAACTATGATTTAACTGGCACACGTAGCAAAAGATGTTTCAAAAAGTGGATTTTCGACCCACCTTGTTGTACCATGCAGTTACaatcagcttttcctcataGTCGCGTAGCTTGGCTATTTTGTATTCATTCTGCAAGGACACAAATCTCAGTTAAAACACAAATTTTATCTGCATAAACTTGCTGCAGTCCACTGAGTGAAAtaaacacaggcagcagaaatgcttcAAGACACCAAATAACTACAAAGCCTAGAAGTATAAACAAAGATACGTCCATAAAAAACTGAGATAAATATCAGCCTGCTTTAAGAAGGGGCTAAACTACACAAGTTGCAGAAAATTGGAAAATGTACTCTGTACATTTTCTGTACGGAAATTGGAAATGTACTCTGAGGGTTTGTGTGGGGAAATGCACAAGAGGACTGCTGTGTATCAGAAAATCTACAAATAATTTAGTAATCCTTCACCTGAAAAGAATGCACCTCCAGTGACTGGCTAATTGCTATTATATAATATACTTCCCTTGTACTCATACATAAAAGAACTGTAAGGCCACAGCATTTACAGTCAGACCTATTAGCCTACTGAATCATACTGAGGATGATTCTCCACTCAACTCAACTATTCCAAATAGTTCCATCAATATTGCTGTGAAACTCAATGCATTTCCCCaattttttctgatgtttgGACTACTGTCAACAATCCTTTCAGAATTTCAGCCAGGCAGATTTTACTGAACCACTAGGAAACAACATCTTGAATGCCTAATATCAGAAACAGAGTATAttagaagttatttttaaatatatgcaaaatTTTTACCTCTAGTGCTTcaattcttttgtctttttccagAATCTGTTTTCTGAGCAACATAATTTCTGCTGATGCTGGATTCAGCTTGGGGTCTAAGGTTTTTATCACCTGGACAAGGCAAAACAAGGGCATTACAAGTCAGTTTGATACTTACCAGCTCTGCATCCCATCCGCTCAAAGGAGGAGTGTGAGAACAGGCTGGGCACGGGTCAGGCTGTTACCCTGTACAGCAGTGAGCAAAGGGCACAAAGGAATCCTTACTGCACCTCATGCTCAGCCTAAACCCTACTTATTCTCTCAGACTTAATTGACTGCAGTTGAACAATCTGACTAAAAATGCAACTTACAGTTACTGCTTTTAGTTGGGAGGTGGGGACACACACACTCAATCTGTTTAACAATTTATGAGGGAGGAATGCATATGCTCAGAAACATGCCACTCACATTCCTTGCTTTTTCAAGGTACATTTTATATCTTTCTTCCATTGCTTTCATATCCTCGTCTTTCTTTCGTaaagctgcttccagctctccAATCTTCTGGGCTGTTTACAGAAATCATCAACAAAgacatacaaaataaaaacagacatGGTCCTTTCAGGGCTTCTGCGTTCTCTTGATTTCACCATCCCTCAAATAGAGAACAATGTAGAAGCTAAAAGTTTAGGTTTAGAAGATTTaagttcttatttttgttttaggtGTCCCATCTGACCCTGAAATCCCATTTTGCAGAGCACTGTTCAACAAACCTCATCCCCCCCAGgatcctctccctgcccaccaCCACACAAAACCCCTCCAGACCCCCCAGCTCAGATTCAAAgctaagcagcagcagaaagcctCATCCAGTGGTTATGGGAATCATTTTAGAAGAAACTTAACACagtcttattaaaaaaatacccaaaaaagcCCCCACCAAACAACTCACGGTTCTGACTGTCatcaggctggagctctgcaagatCAGCCTCTTTCTTCTGTAACTCATCATGAACCTCATTCAGCTTTTCCCTGTGAATGAAAAGTTGGGCTAAGGATTAAGCTCACAAATAATTCCAGGTTTAAGAGCTGGAAGCTTAAAACTTcacaaaaaaagtatttaaataagtATTTCAAGCTCTAGCACTTCTGCAGGGTTTgaatagaaatattaatatCATAAAAGTTGTGATTTCTGAGTTGATCCCCCTTTAGTTAAAACTAGGAAAATTAACAATTAAGCCCCTCCAGCATCATCTTAGGAGGAACTACATCTGCTGAAAGgactggaaatatttcagaggaGTAGAATACACTTTGAGTGATGGTTTTAGCAGCCTGTTGTAGAACAGAACAGTTAAAATGCTGGTGGTGATGAAGAGACAGTGAAGTGGTTCTGGTATTACAAGATCATCATGGTCAGAGTAAACAAAACTATGACACCAATATTTAACTCTATGCATAATTCTCAAATCAGTGGCTTAGAAAAACAAGACATCCCTACCAAGATTTAGGCAGTTCCTGTGCTCTATTTAGTATAAATAAGCTATTGTGGATGCATGTGCCTTACTTACATGTGTGCTGCCAATTTCTGCTTCAGGTTGCTGGACTGTGAAAGGAGAGAGTTAAAATTCAGTtgcatttcagtatttcataCCATGCAACATTCAAGGGCTCTTAACAAATCAGCCAAGAATACTTAGCACAACTAAATAAGCCAAAGCAAATAAATCCACTGAATGATAAGACCACAGACTTTGAAAGTAAAGCAGAAGGGTTACAATTCCATAGAAGGAATCACAAAAAACATGAACTTTTCAACTGAACTGCAGTTGATATGGAGGTACTTCTCAGATATGCTGAAAAATATGATGCTAAACTGGAGGACTTTAAACAAAACTGGCAAAATGGTTCACTCACTCCTTCAGTCTTGGATCCCTGCTCCTGTAAAGTCTTTTGCAGATCTTCAATCTGCTGCTGTAATCCTCCAATACGCTCTTCATTGAGCCTTTTAGGAATAAAACACAGTTACTGCCCATCTAAGTAATCTAAAACcagacagatttttctgtttcattagtTTTCCATAGGGTCTACCCAGCACAACTTAAGCCACAAATAAACTGATTTCAAATGCTTTTAGTTTGACTTctgcagaaacaaacacaggagcTTTACTGAACATTTTATAATGAAATTCCTGTCGTCATTTTAAGTTTCGAGAAAACGTAACTATCAAAAATTTTCCTATTCTAGTAAAATTTTTTAGCATTCATTTGATAGAAAATCGATGGTCTAACAGTCTGAAGTTCTAGAAACAGAGTTCACATCCATTCTTGGTCTACCAAGAATAATTCAGATTGAAGAGGAGTGTCCTGTAAGCAACACTTTCTTCAGGGTATGGTACACAAAGATCTACCACATTTAAACCACTCTCCTCCTTCCTTGCTTCACAATCCTTCCTTTATggtgaaagaaaatgtgaaaggaaAGGTTCCTACACTACAGATGCAAGGCACAAGTCACCCTAAAAACTCCAGAGAGCCACCCTAAAAACTCCAGAGATCCACCCTAAAAACTCCAGAGATCCACCCTAAAAACTCCAGAGATCCACCCTAAAAACTCCAGAgattttttgctgtattttaaggTGTAGTTTCACCCATCACCTTTTCTCAGTTTCCAGCTCGTTCACTGTCCGGTGCttctgctccagctcttcctggagCTCAGCAATCCGTTCATTTTCTGATCCCTCCTGTTTCAGCAGGAGCATCTTATTTTCATGCTGCAGCCGAATAAACATTTCCCTAaagcaaaaacaacaaaaaaatcactgttattAAGAAGGTGACCAAGAGGAGGAAGTAACAGTCCTGTTCACTCCCCCAACATTAAAGTAAGCCAAGCAAGTTGTACTTAATGATGTAATTGGGGTAACAGtgcaatttattattaaaaggtaacttaaaatgtttgaaaactTTAAGATATGTGAGCAGAGTTTTAAATTGTTACTCCAAAGTCAGATTTATATACAGCAATCTGATAtggttttaagaaaaaaagcaaagtaattttAGTATGGGGAAATAATTATTAACACCTATATGGGGGCATAGCAAGGAGTGGGATAAAGAATCACACTGATGTAAACACTGAACTTTCACAGAAGCCTTGTCATGCCCCACCTATGAACATGCCCAACAACCTCAGCCTTTGGGTCTCACCTATATTCCACTGGCAGAATTTCAGCAGCAAGATTCTCATGGCTTTTTTCACCTGAAATCACATCAGGGGTTTAATTTAGCACTCTTAAAGAAACATGTAATCCAAAGAAATGAGTCTTCTCTGAAGATAAAGCAGTACCTGTTTGACTCAGGTGATCCTGCTGCATCTGTGCACACCGGAGCTCCTCATTTGTCTCTCTTAATGCATCACACTGCACTATCAGTCTCTAACAAGACACATTTAAGATGGAATTAGGTCAGGCTGCACCACTTTTAAGACCAAATAACATTCATCAGAAGTAATAATGACACATGCAAATTTTAGGCTGgtcttgatgatcttggagatcttttccaaccttcatgattcaatgattctgtattttgttttacatgtgaatgcacacacacagggcacTAAATTTCATCTTTATGGTGGCACTACTTCCAGAAAGTTTCTCCTCAAGAAGAGGATCTGAGGGAGATTTAGGTGCTCAAATAAACTCTTAAAGGGACttacctctttttctttcattaaagcttcatatttttcttcGAGTCGCTTCATTTCAAATGCCAGCTTGTCAGCTCTTTTGGATTCTTCAGACAGCTTGTTATGAAGCTCCTGGACCTTTTATGAAAAGCACTATTTAGCACAGGAATGTTGCAAGATGCTACTTTAAAAAGCTACATTAAAATAGTCCCTCCTGCCCAATTCagccaaaataaaacagctggGTCCTCAAGTTTAAGGAAGCAGAGATGGGATGGGGGCCTCTGTGTTTTGGAGGGTTATATtgatttttggttggttggttggttttggatttttggttttttttaatctaactCTTTCTTAATTcctactgaaattaaaataaaacttttaatttcCATGAAGATTGGTAAGAATATGAGAATATAAGAATGTAGCGACAGGCCAGGGGGAGTGGATTcaaattgaaagaaaacaggtttAGATcaggtattaggaaaaaattctttgctgtgaggttGGTGAGATCCTGGCACAGATTTCAAAGGGAAGTTGtgggtgtcccatccctggaagtgttcacgctcaggttggatggggcttggagcaatctgggatagtggaaggtgtccctgcccatggcagtggaaCAAGATCATCTTCAAGGtccccttccaagccaaaccactccatgattccataCAAGTGATCTCAGTAACAGCTGAACAACCTCTCCTAGGCACACAAATTACCTCAGTCAGagtaaagaagaaaagcctGCAGACCATGGACTCTCACATCAGCTGAGAGGGCAACTACAGTTAAGCTTGCAAGTTTAACAAACAGGGAAAAGCCCACAAGGGAACTGCAGGGTATGAAAGAGTTTTCACTACTCAGAAATCCCAGAAGGACAATGTGGGGTTGTTAAGGTGTTCCCAGCTACGTAGGCAAAAAGGAACCTTTCAAACTCAAGTGCAGCACCTGTTTCTTGTAGGTTTCCAGCTGGGCTCGTGCTGCATTGGCTTTCCTGAGCTCATCCTCCAGGCTGACAGTGTTGTGCATGTACATCATGTTGGTCTCCTGCAGGGACTTCACCTGCCTGCGGAAATCGTTCAGGTCCTGCAGCTTCTTCCGATACACCTCCACCGTCGACTCCAGCTTGCTTGCCTTGTCTGCAGTAGCCCTTGAGGTATCAACAGCGACCAGAAGGAAATGTTACAAAACTCAAACCCTGCTGACACGCACTGTTTTCAAAGAGATGTGACATGCTTAGCAGCAGTTACAtttcactgctttattttttaatgtataatcGACACAAACTTGCTTGTAAAAACTGAAATCAGCCAGCCTTCAAGTGAGACTGACATTCACATGCCAGAAATACGAGCAAGGGTTAGTGGGTCAAATATCCCCGAGGAATTCTGTGGCACCACAACATCCTGTGCTAGACAGTCACCTCATAATACTGGTACTTGGTATGATCTCACTGGGGGATTATTTAGAATTAGAACGTAACTGCTCTGTGAAAATGATCACCAGCAGATACACCCAAGAACAGTCAAatgatcattaaaaaaatctacatgGTAAGAAAACATTGGGACAATaattttagaattaattttaatatctgTGTTTATTATCTGCATTCATATCTTGCCAGAAGCTGgtagaagaaaataatggaaaaaatctACAGCTAGGATTTGTTTCAGATGTTATTTAAGAACCACTAAGTTAAACACCTGAAACCACTTTTCCTTCCATGTTTTCTTCATATTATTTTATGAATAGCAGATCTGCCTTCACAATACAATTTATTTTGGATATTTCTTGGGTGGTCTGGTATTTAATACAGTTTATACAAGCTGGAATGTTAACTTGAATTCTCATGGAAGTTACTGTGTGTTTCATCTTCATTTTGTTAATGATCTCACTAACCTAAATCTGGCCTAGAATGCTGACACCAGAAGTTAGGTTAAAATTCTAGCTGTATATATGCTTCTCTACATGAGAACTTCCACTTTCTGTCCCAAACAAAGAAGCTTAAGCTCTGTAGTCATTAATTCTGCTTCACAGACAAATTCCCTGTGCCATTCTTGTCAAACAATGGAGCCTTTCCCTTAAAGCCTGCACTTCACCTCTGCTTAACCAAAGAGCTCATTCAGGTATGATCTGCAAAAATAACACCTCAAAAAATCTTGTTAAATACAAATCCTTGGATTTAGCCATTAAATCctaatgtgtgtgtgtggaacTCTCTCTGCTACATACCTAAGAATGTCATTCTCATCTTTCAAGGCCCTCGATTCTTCTGCCAGAGAGGTCAATTCattgtttctgtgctgcagctcaaTCAATTGCTTTTCTAGATCTTCACAATGGGCACGATAATCATCTTTTGCAGCTTCAAGCCTACCAGATCAAAGCCAGTACTTCTGTTAGGAACTCATCACTATTGCACAGTTTCATTTAGTACTAGAATTACTGAAAAGAACCaagataaaaggaaaaccaCTGATTTAAGTAGCAGGGAAAATGTTACAATAGACATGGAACATTTTGTTGTCTACCTGTTAAATCATAATGCATTGCACACTGCAAATTTATCAGATCGGTATCAAGGAATCACATGAAAAGTGATTTTGTTTCCCACTATGGATCACAGTGAgactaaagaaagaaagaaatcagttCAGTAGAGAGACATGGTGGGTGTTGGGGGGGTTTAACTTTTGATTTGTTGACACACAAATCAGCACtcatttttttgccttccatcacattcttccttttttctaaGTATTAGAGGGCAATTCCAATTACAAACTGATACATTTTACAACAAGtaacagattctttttttttttaaatttaaggaCTGCCTTTAAAATATGCTTAGACAGCACTAGATAGCttttaatgcaaaagaaattgaGATGGAAAAGCCCCAAAGAGTACCAGAAATTTTCAGAGTGCATTAGACAAGTGAGagattttgggagaaaataatttcataccTGAAGTTTTCTTCTTGCAATTGTTCCAGCTGCAACTGTGCactaaaatacttttttgcAACCATGGTATTTGGATCATCAAGAGAGTCGTCTAATTGCTCTAGTCTGTCATTCATAATCTCATTTTCTGACATCAAGCTGTTTTTCTCATCCTGGAGGGCAGCCACCTAGCACAGATAAAACAGCATGAACACTGTAAGACCTGTCCAAAGAACTGAAGCAAGACAGCAATACATCACCAAATTAGTTTATGAAAAAGGCTGAGCGTTTAGAAGTTTTAGAATGTAGTTTACAGAGCACACTTGAGCATACAGATGCTTTAGTGTATGACAGTTATGAAGCACTAAAGGCAAAGTCCCTCTAAATAAAAAGATGAATTTCTGTAACTGAAACCACGGTAAAAAGGCAGACAAAGTGATATGGAGAGAAACTGCTACTTCCATTAAAAACACCATGGACGCCGTACAAAAAACTCTGAGTGCTGCTGCAACAAGTGTCCATCTTGCCTGTAGTTGACAACCAGAAGCAGCAGGGCACGGCCAGCAGCCCAGGCCGCCGTGCTCAGCGGGGATGGCTGCGGGAAGCGGGGTGGGCCGAAGCACACACGCACGGACAGCCTGGCCAGCCTCGGGGAGCATGCAACCCTGGCAGCACACACACGGCTACCGGTGTCACAGCTAAGCACAGGGGCTACAGCACTCCACTGACAGCAGCCAGCTTCACAGCCACAAGGATTAAGAGGATAGAACCTTTAAAGTTTGTCTAGTGAAAGCTGCCGTGTTAATTTTAACGTCCTGTCGAACGTAAGAGCACGCAGCATGTGTTAGTCGACTGCATTGAAACAGGGACAATATGCTTTTTGGGTTATGTTTTCCTGAATTATAAAGTAAACCTACCTTTCTTATACTCTTGGAAAATATCAAGGAAGACTGAGACCTTACAAGTGAATTTATTAAGAATTAGTTTAAATGAGAAGCGTCAAGTCAATATTACGgcttcaaataaataaaataaaacatatcaTGATGACATTATTAAACAGATATAATCTACAGTatgcaatattaaaaaacaatttgTATGTgatcataaattaaaaatctatCAGGCAAACAGATGTAAAAGTCAAAGAGTAATTAATCTGCCACTTCATGAGGTGCTGGCTTTCTAGGTTCATTCCTTTTTACGTATCAGATGTCATTTACTATttacatgcacacaaacaccTGTGAGTAGGGAGCACACCTGAGCCttgctcagcctcctgctcaaGGGTCAGCCACTCCTTAAGCATGCACAACATTCGGACTTTCACAATAATCCTGAAACATCACTTATCTCAGACTTTTTCTCAGATACGAAAAAAACCTAAAGATCAAACTGTGACAAAACTCAGAGCAAGTTTTACAtcttttctcagctgctttctgGTAGCcctctcttctttttaaattatttcaatgtaGCAGAAGTGCTGTCACAGTTGACAGAAATTATGAAGAGAGGTTTTAAAGACACATCACAGTATtacagagctgtgctgtcatTAACTCATCTGTTTATATTCAGAACCTTTCCCCTGAACACCTTTCACCTGTCCCATGCCATGTTATGAGCAACCGGCTCTGCATCACCTATGATTAATTAATAGAGAATTCTGGAAGAAAAGccagggaaaacaggagaaCACCTGGAACTTCTCCTGCAGATTCTTCTCACAAGCCGTTTTACATCCCTGCTTTCACTAGGAATCCTTACTACTgcctcaagaaaaaaagagaattaaatatCAATTCAGTTATAGCAGTAGCTTCCTGGGCACGGCAAGTAGCTCTGAGATGCTTTAAACACAAGAATTCTGCTTTTACAGTTGTCACTGTCAgtaagaaatgcaaaactggCCTCTGCTTTTGTGGGTgttcctttccagaggctctcACAGCCAGTACAGCCCTCTGGCTCCTACAAGAAGATGCCACCCCAATGTTCTCTTTGTGCAGAGCCAAATCTGACATGAATTGCCCTCCCAGATAAAACTCTTTCTATTCTCAGATTATAGTGCCGTAAGAGAGGGGCtaataagtgattttttttctttaaagtgttgattgaaatgcaaatttatcTTTACTGTCATGAAgtcctctttcctttctctcaagAGTGACTTGATTAACTGCTAtatccattaaaaacaaaaataggcCTATTATTAGGGTTGTTTGAAAATGCCAGCAAGGATCTAttagttttcattatttttatcctGAAATCTCCTCCATGTTGCAGTTGTGCATGAGAAAAAGTTAGCAAGTTTCAGATAAATTACAAATTTTTGTCCTTCATCAACTCCTATTCAAACAGCATGATTTTCCTGTGATTAAATCTAATTACTGTTTATGACATGAACTGGATTTTTTGGACACAGTACAAAAGACTAGAGGACTAAGAATGAAAAGGGCAATTCTTAAAACCATGATAAGGTTGTTTTAACACTACCTTCTTCTAACAGTAAACATTAACCTGAG
This sequence is a window from Motacilla alba alba isolate MOTALB_02 chromosome 8, Motacilla_alba_V1.0_pri, whole genome shotgun sequence. Protein-coding genes within it:
- the HOOK1 gene encoding protein Hook homolog 1 translates to MEAKPADPLLCDSLILWLQTFNTAAPCRDVQDLTNGVAMAQVLHQIDVAWFDAAWLSRIKEDVGDNWRIKSSNLKKILQGIMDYYHEFLGQQIAEELIPDLTRISENSDPTELGRLLQLILGCAVNCERKQEHIQNIMTLEESVQHVVMTAIQELMSKEVTSASPCDASSEVEQQLKKALEDLQEARAEKEELAQRCQELDLQVAALQDEKNSLMSENEIMNDRLEQLDDSLDDPNTMVAKKYFSAQLQLEQLQEENFRLEAAKDDYRAHCEDLEKQLIELQHRNNELTSLAEESRALKDENDILRATADKASKLESTVEVYRKKLQDLNDFRRQVKSLQETNMMYMHNTVSLEDELRKANAARAQLETYKKQVQELHNKLSEESKRADKLAFEMKRLEEKYEALMKEKERLIVQCDALRETNEELRCAQMQQDHLSQTGEKSHENLAAEILPVEYREMFIRLQHENKMLLLKQEGSENERIAELQEELEQKHRTVNELETEKRLNEERIGGLQQQIEDLQKTLQEQGSKTEGSSNLKQKLAAHMEKLNEVHDELQKKEADLAELQPDDSQNPQKIGELEAALRKKDEDMKAMEERYKMYLEKARNVIKTLDPKLNPASAEIMLLRKQILEKDKRIEALENEYKIAKLRDYEEKLIVTAWYNKSLSLQKLGMEARLVGSSGSCGAGPGRSFLAQQRHVTNTRRNLTVKVPGATSD